The stretch of DNA CGGGATCGTCGGCCAATCCGAATAGCTCTTGATACCCTGGCGGATACCCTGGTCCTGCAAGACGTCGACGCTTTCGAACTCGACCTCGAGGTGGTTCAGGATCGCGATCGCGCGGCTGGAAAAGCCGCACTGCGGGAACAGCGGGCTGCCCTTCATGAACAGGACGACGGGGCTGGCTTTGACCAGGGCGTCGATACGGGCGTTGGAATCGTCGGTCATGTCTTCGGTCCTCAGGAAATTGCAGTCGTAAGCTGAAGTGCGTGCAGGACGCCGCCCATCC from Sphingomonas sp. HMP9 encodes:
- the grxD gene encoding Grx4 family monothiol glutaredoxin, whose amino-acid sequence is MTDDSNARIDALVKASPVVLFMKGSPLFPQCGFSSRAIAILNHLEVEFESVDVLQDQGIRQGIKSYSDWPTIPQLYVDGEFVGGSDIMMEMYESGELAQLFETQKAN